In the Clostridium cellulovorans 743B genome, ATATACTACCTTGACAGAGAATATTAACTTTGCTATAGAAAAGGGACTAAAGGTTTTGGGGACTAGTGAGCATGCACCATCAATGCCAGGATCACCACATATTTGGTATTTCGAGAATATGTTAAAAGTGCCAAGAAAAATCAAGGATCTAATTATTTTAAGAGGTTGTGAGGCAAACATAAAGGATTATGAAGGAAACGTAGATATAGACAGTAAGGGATATGCCAATTTAGATTATATGTTGGCAAGTGTTCATAAAGAAGTCTTAGAAGGAGGAACTATAGAAGAAAATACTAGAGCTTATGTTAAAGCTTTAGATAATCCTATGGTATTCATTTTAGGGCACATCGGAAATCCTATTTTCCCAGTAGATTATGAAACAGTGGTAAGGGCTGTAAAAGAAAAGGATAAAATAATAGAGATAAACAATGCTTCCTTTGGTGCAAGTCGTGTTGGAAGTAAAGAAAATTGCATTGAGGTTGCAAAGCTCTGCAAAAAATATGGGGCTAAAATTATTTTAAGCAGCGATGCACATATATGTTATGATATAGGAAACTTTTCTGTTTCAGAAGAAATTCTAAATAGTATAGATTTCCCAGAGGAGCTTATTATGAACATTGATTGTAGAATAATTGATTACCTTAAGAGCAAGGGACGTTTAGAAGATTTATAGGGTTGCTAAATGGCTTTTAACTTATTTATATAATGTTATGATAAGAAAACACCTTTGACACTTGAAATACCAGCATTGCTAAAATTCAAGTTTATTTAGTAAACTAAGTTTTTGTCATAAAACCCTACGGAATTAAGCATATAGAATTTGAGGTGTAGATATAATGAATGTATATAAGGACTTTGCAAAGAAGCTAGGTTCAGTGCTTGACAAGGAAAATATAAAAGTCAATGAGTATATGAAAAATCATACTTCTTTTAAGGTTGGTGGATCAGTTGATATATTAGTCACTCCAACAAATATAGAAGAAATCATTGAAGTAATAAAATTGTGTAAAGCAGATAGAATTCCTTTTTTCGTAATGGGAAATGGATCTAATTTATTAATAAAGGATGGCGGCATTAGAGGTGTCGTTATAAAGCTAGAAAAGCTGAATCATGTAGAGGTAAATGGAAATGAGATTAAGGTTGAATCTGGAGTATTAATGAAGGATTTATCAAAAGCTGCTTTAGAAGCAAGGTTAACTGGACTAGAGTTTATTTGTGGAATTCCTGGCACTGTTGGGGGCGCTATAGCTATGAATGCAGGAGCCTATAACGGAGAAATAAAGGATGTAATAGATAGTGCGGTGGTATTAGATGAAGACGGTAAAATATTAACATTAACAAATAGAGAATTAGAACTTGGTTATAGAACTAGTTCTGTTTTAAAAAGGCATTACATTGCTTTATCAGCAACGTTTATTCTTAAAAATGGGAATTATGATGAGATTAAAGCAATTATAGATGATTTGACAAGAAGAAGAGAAGAAAAGCAACCATTAGAATATGCTTCAGCAGGAAGTACTTTTAAGAGACCAACAGGATATTTTGCAGGAAAGCTTATTCAAGATAGTGGACTAAAGGGGTATAGTGTAGGTGATGCCCAAGTATCAGAAAAACATTCTGGTTTTGTAATTAATAAGGGTACGGCTACGGCAAAAGATGTGTTAGCTGTTATAGCTCATGTACAAAAAGTTGTAAAAGAAAAATTTTCAGTTGAATTAGAGACAGAAGTTAGGATAATGGGAGAAGATAATTAAGAATTTGCCTAGAGTTTTAGAGGTGCTACTTCTTTAATTCTAGGCCTTTTTATTACATATTAATGTTTATACAAATATAGTAAATGTATATACTATTTTATGTTATAATATCTATATATGTATAGAGTAATTTAACTTTAAAGATATAATGCTATTTATATTTAAGAAGTTTTGGGTATTACTACAGCATATACATAAAATACAACTGCAGGAGGGATTAAAATGAGATTTGTCATAGTTACTGGTCTTTCTGGAGCTGGAAAAACTCAAGCTATAAGAAGTCTTGAAGATTTAGGCTATTTTTGCGTAGATAACTTGCCACCAACTTTGATACCAAAGTTTGCTGAAGCCTGTTATCAGACTGAGGGAAAAATAGATAGAATAGCGCTAGTCATAGATATAAGAGGAAGAAAATTTTTCGATGATCTTTTTGAAAGCCTAAATTATTTAAAGTCGAAACAATATCGGTATGAAATTTTATTTTTAGATGCATCTGATGAAGTACTGATAAAAAGATATAAAGAGACTAGAAGAAAACACCCATTAGCTCAACAAGGTAGAATAATTGATGGTATTACTTTAGAAAGAGCAAAGCTTAAAGAATTAAGAGATAGAGCTGATAATATTATTGATACTACAAAGCTTGCTACAAGAGAACTTAGAGAGAAAATAGAAAGAATATACCAAGAAGAAGGGCAAATTGAAGCGCAGCTTTCAATAACAATCCTTTCCTTTGGTTTTAAATATGGAATACCTGTAGATTCAGATTTAGTAGTGGATGTAAGATTTTTACCAAATCCATTTTATATTCCAGAGTTAAAAGCATTTTCAGGAAATGATAAACAGATTCAAGATTATGTATTTTCTTTTAAAGAAACTCAAGACTTTTTAGATAAATACACAGATATGTTGAATTTTTTAATACCATACTATTTCCAAGAAGGAAAGAGACAATTAATCGTATCAATTGGATGTACTGGTGGAAGACATCGTTCTGTAGCAATAGCTAATGAGATATATAATAGATTATTTGCAGCAGGAGGTAGAGTTACTTTAGAACATAGAGATATAAACGAAGATGTTCGAGGTGGCGGTAATAAGCTATGAAATTTTTAGATTGGTTTAGACCAGGAATAAAAGTTAAGAGATGGGTGTTCCTAGCTAGCATGGGAATACTATTCATTGCCTTTGGTATAGCAGAAATCGCATTAAGGTTCAGATACTATAATGGATATTATAGAGCCTTTTATGTTTTTATTATAGTATCTGGAATTTTTGTTGTGTATTTATCTGTAATGCAAGGAATGAAATCTATAATCGCACTTATTAATACTGGATATTTGCAAGTATCGATAAATTCGCGTAAGTTAGGGAACCTTATATATGAGAAAAGACTTCTAGTAAAGGGACCAAAGATAGTGGCAATTGGTGGTGGA is a window encoding:
- the murB gene encoding UDP-N-acetylmuramate dehydrogenase, whose translation is MNVYKDFAKKLGSVLDKENIKVNEYMKNHTSFKVGGSVDILVTPTNIEEIIEVIKLCKADRIPFFVMGNGSNLLIKDGGIRGVVIKLEKLNHVEVNGNEIKVESGVLMKDLSKAALEARLTGLEFICGIPGTVGGAIAMNAGAYNGEIKDVIDSAVVLDEDGKILTLTNRELELGYRTSSVLKRHYIALSATFILKNGNYDEIKAIIDDLTRRREEKQPLEYASAGSTFKRPTGYFAGKLIQDSGLKGYSVGDAQVSEKHSGFVINKGTATAKDVLAVIAHVQKVVKEKFSVELETEVRIMGEDN
- a CDS encoding phosphatase — encoded protein: MKYPVDLHTHTIVSGHAYTTLTENINFAIEKGLKVLGTSEHAPSMPGSPHIWYFENMLKVPRKIKDLIILRGCEANIKDYEGNVDIDSKGYANLDYMLASVHKEVLEGGTIEENTRAYVKALDNPMVFILGHIGNPIFPVDYETVVRAVKEKDKIIEINNASFGASRVGSKENCIEVAKLCKKYGAKIILSSDAHICYDIGNFSVSEEILNSIDFPEELIMNIDCRIIDYLKSKGRLEDL
- the rapZ gene encoding RNase adapter RapZ, translated to MRFVIVTGLSGAGKTQAIRSLEDLGYFCVDNLPPTLIPKFAEACYQTEGKIDRIALVIDIRGRKFFDDLFESLNYLKSKQYRYEILFLDASDEVLIKRYKETRRKHPLAQQGRIIDGITLERAKLKELRDRADNIIDTTKLATRELREKIERIYQEEGQIEAQLSITILSFGFKYGIPVDSDLVVDVRFLPNPFYIPELKAFSGNDKQIQDYVFSFKETQDFLDKYTDMLNFLIPYYFQEGKRQLIVSIGCTGGRHRSVAIANEIYNRLFAAGGRVTLEHRDINEDVRGGGNKL